In Nitrospirota bacterium, a single window of DNA contains:
- a CDS encoding HIT domain-containing protein, giving the protein MKTLWAPWRMEYILGQKEPECIFCSYPKKNKDRESLILYRSSHNFVMMNKYPYNNGHIMVVPYIHTSTLDGFADEVLLDFMKVTQHSLKCLKEAFRPEGFNIGINIGAVAGAGMEEHVHLHMVPRWAGDTSFMSVLGEIRVVPEHIMETYDKLYPVFNK; this is encoded by the coding sequence ATGAAAACCCTGTGGGCGCCGTGGAGAATGGAATACATACTCGGACAAAAAGAGCCTGAGTGCATATTCTGTTCTTATCCTAAGAAAAACAAGGACAGGGAAAGCCTTATCCTCTACCGCAGTTCCCATAACTTTGTGATGATGAATAAATACCCTTACAACAACGGGCATATTATGGTCGTTCCCTACATCCACACTTCAACACTGGACGGATTTGCTGACGAAGTCCTGCTGGACTTCATGAAGGTCACACAGCATTCCCTTAAATGTCTCAAGGAAGCATTCAGGCCTGAAGGGTTTAATATAGGGATTAATATCGGCGCTGTTGCAGGAGCGGGAATGGAAGAGCATGTCCATCTTCACATGGTGCCGCGATGGGCCGGTGATACGAGCTTTATGTCAGTGCTCGGTGAGATACGCGTAGTCCCCGAACACATAATGGAGACTTACGACAAACTGTATCCGGTATTTAATAAATAG
- a CDS encoding menaquinone biosynthesis protein encodes MADKKLRIGKIPYANLFPIFYILERECDCSEYEFIEGVPSALNHMLRTGEVDVSPSSSIEYLKYNDEYAIIENHSISSMGPVGSIILLSRKPIEELNGLPVLTSSQSETSVALLRIIFERFYKVKCDLKTADIHLNSLPSAAEAYLLIGDDALKAVKKFKIQNSKLKVKSENKNSRLFYIYDLGELWQKHTGLPFTYALWIYKKDCCKEKAELLKRFKSDLNRSKKRALENFKMIASESPLKGILTESELISYWKQISYDFGDEHKKGLELFRKYSEELVLI; translated from the coding sequence ATGGCGGATAAAAAACTCAGGATAGGCAAAATTCCTTATGCAAATTTATTCCCGATATTTTATATCCTTGAGAGGGAATGCGATTGTTCGGAATATGAATTTATAGAGGGTGTGCCTTCTGCCCTCAACCATATGCTCCGTACTGGAGAGGTTGATGTCAGTCCTTCATCATCCATAGAATATTTGAAATACAACGATGAGTATGCAATTATAGAGAACCACTCAATAAGTTCAATGGGCCCTGTCGGAAGCATCATCCTTCTCAGCAGAAAACCAATAGAGGAATTAAACGGATTGCCGGTTCTGACATCGTCTCAGTCTGAGACGTCTGTTGCCCTGCTGAGAATTATTTTTGAAAGATTTTATAAAGTGAAATGCGATTTAAAGACTGCGGATATTCATCTAAATTCGCTGCCCTCTGCAGCAGAGGCGTATCTTCTAATCGGCGACGATGCGCTTAAAGCAGTTAAGAAATTCAAAATTCAAAATTCAAAGTTAAAAGTGAAAAGTGAAAATAAAAACTCCCGACTTTTTTATATTTATGACCTCGGGGAGCTATGGCAAAAGCACACAGGACTGCCTTTTACTTATGCGCTTTGGATTTACAAGAAAGACTGCTGCAAAGAAAAGGCTGAACTCCTGAAGAGATTCAAGAGCGATTTAAACAGGTCAAAGAAACGCGCATTGGAAAACTTCAAGATGATTGCCTCGGAATCACCGCTTAAAGGTATCCTGACAGAGAGCGAACTTATATCTTACTGGAAGCAGATTTCCTATGACTTCGGAGACGAGCATAAAAAGGGCCTTGAATTATTCAGGAAATATTCAGAAGAACTGGTGTTGATATAG
- the mazG gene encoding nucleoside triphosphate pyrophosphohydrolase encodes MTNLKKLVDIMSALRGDKGCPWDKEQTRDSLKPFLLEETYEVLEALDEGDSEKIKEELGDLLFQIVFHCQLAKERNEFDLDDVIEKISWKMLRRHPHVFGKAKYKNKEELRKRWDEEKKREGKHKESILEGVPKALPSLLRAHKLQKKAARVGFDWEKTEDVFKKMNEELKEFRKALKNKKQPEIEDELGDIFFMLVNISRFVGVNPEDALRKTISKFISRFRYIEMKAADKKRNLSDMTLEEMDKLWDEAKKKEK; translated from the coding sequence ATGACGAATCTTAAAAAGCTCGTTGATATAATGTCCGCTCTCCGCGGGGATAAGGGGTGTCCGTGGGATAAGGAGCAGACGAGGGATTCTCTTAAGCCCTTTCTTCTTGAGGAAACTTATGAAGTCCTTGAGGCTCTGGATGAAGGAGATAGTGAGAAAATAAAGGAAGAACTTGGAGATCTCCTGTTTCAGATAGTCTTTCACTGCCAGCTTGCAAAGGAAAGGAATGAATTTGATCTCGATGATGTTATAGAAAAGATAAGCTGGAAAATGTTAAGGCGCCATCCTCATGTATTTGGAAAGGCGAAATATAAAAATAAGGAAGAGCTTAGAAAGCGGTGGGATGAAGAAAAGAAGAGAGAGGGAAAACATAAAGAATCTATTCTTGAAGGAGTGCCGAAGGCGCTGCCGTCACTTCTGAGGGCGCACAAGCTTCAGAAAAAAGCTGCAAGAGTAGGGTTTGACTGGGAAAAGACAGAGGATGTCTTTAAAAAGATGAATGAAGAATTAAAAGAATTTAGAAAAGCGCTTAAGAATAAAAAACAACCGGAGATAGAGGATGAGCTTGGAGACATATTCTTTATGCTTGTGAATATTTCAAGGTTTGTGGGCGTCAACCCTGAGGACGCTCTGAGAAAGACCATAAGCAAGTTCATCTCAAGATTCCGCTATATAGAGATGAAGGCAGCAGATAAGAAGAGAAACCTCTCTGATATGACGCTTGAGGAGATGGATAAGCTCTGGGACGAGGCAAAGAAGAAAGAGAAATAA
- a CDS encoding 4Fe-4S dicluster domain-containing protein — MTGERTFQKFKRLIPKKAFLLWLDSLKKDYKLIGPTKTGRHAVFKEVDSSKELFMEYETTMLSPGKLFLYKPNEELFRFAMNGKITIDEIAPIAEKQIITGVHPCDVNAILYLDRTFLRTFKDPHYEARRKNTLIISLNCARVSENCFCSSVGAGPFLHAAGGYDMLLTNFESEYLVEIKSREAEELFGLEGRGAGQDEMRFKAEKEKSMHGKFKKNINVSGLDNIFAENMEHHIWQQTAEEKCLSCANCVMVCPTCFCYDLRDEMSMDLKTVTRYRCFDACQDMKFAEVHGGNFRQRRAARLRQFVTHKLGQTNQYGVLGTVGCGRCITWCPTGIDLTEITKEIQKFKVKS, encoded by the coding sequence ATGACTGGGGAACGCACTTTCCAAAAATTTAAACGTCTGATTCCCAAAAAGGCTTTTCTCCTGTGGCTTGATTCTTTGAAGAAAGATTACAAGCTCATAGGGCCTACAAAAACAGGCAGGCATGCTGTTTTCAAAGAAGTGGATTCTTCGAAAGAGCTTTTTATGGAATATGAAACCACCATGCTCTCTCCCGGAAAACTTTTTCTCTATAAACCGAATGAAGAGCTTTTCAGATTTGCTATGAATGGGAAGATAACAATAGATGAAATTGCTCCAATTGCAGAAAAGCAGATAATTACAGGAGTGCATCCCTGCGATGTGAATGCAATACTCTACCTTGACAGGACCTTTCTTCGTACATTTAAAGACCCGCACTATGAAGCAAGGCGGAAAAATACTCTAATCATCTCGTTGAACTGCGCACGCGTCTCAGAGAACTGCTTCTGCTCATCGGTCGGCGCCGGGCCTTTTCTTCACGCAGCAGGAGGCTATGACATGCTCCTAACGAATTTTGAAAGCGAATATCTCGTAGAGATAAAAAGCAGAGAAGCAGAGGAATTATTCGGGCTTGAAGGCAGAGGCGCAGGACAGGATGAGATGAGGTTTAAAGCAGAAAAGGAAAAATCAATGCATGGTAAATTTAAAAAAAATATAAATGTTTCAGGGCTTGACAATATTTTTGCGGAGAACATGGAGCACCATATCTGGCAGCAGACAGCGGAAGAGAAATGTCTCTCATGCGCAAACTGTGTCATGGTATGCCCGACATGTTTCTGTTATGACCTGAGAGATGAGATGAGCATGGATCTTAAGACTGTAACAAGATACAGGTGTTTTGATGCATGTCAGGATATGAAATTTGCGGAAGTCCATGGAGGCAATTTCAGGCAGAGGAGGGCTGCAAGGCTCAGACAGTTTGTTACTCATAAGTTAGGACAGACAAATCAGTACGGAGTTTTGGGAACTGTCGGGTGCGGCAGATGCATAACATGGTGTCCGACAGGGATTGACCTTACAGAGATAACAAAAGAGATACAAAAATTCAAAGTTAAAAGTTAA
- a CDS encoding DUF2442 domain-containing protein: MHKITDVRTLEGFRIWIKFSDNVEGVVDLSDVAGKGVFSVWKDRAVFEAAFIDPVSHTVAWPGGIDLCPDSLYAELTGTKITAQLTHA; the protein is encoded by the coding sequence ATGCATAAGATAACAGATGTTAGGACGCTTGAAGGATTCCGGATTTGGATAAAATTTTCGGATAATGTTGAAGGTGTTGTTGATTTGTCCGATGTTGCCGGTAAGGGTGTTTTTTCAGTTTGGAAAGACCGCGCAGTTTTTGAAGCTGCTTTCATCGATCCTGTGAGTCATACAGTGGCATGGCCGGGCGGCATTGATTTATGCCCGGATTCTCTTTATGCCGAATTAACCGGAACCAAAATCACCGCCCAACTGACACATGCCTGA
- a CDS encoding SDR family NAD(P)-dependent oxidoreductase: MRVAVVTGSSRGLGKEIAITLGKSGYNVAVNYLSSEKEAAKVADEIASDTLLIKADVGDIKHVEKMAEAVYEKWGRVDVLVNNAGITKDNLMIKLKEEEWDEVLRVNLKGCCNTIRVFSHFMIKSGGGHIINISSYSGLKGREGQVAYSASKAGVLGLTYTAAKELAEYNIRVNALLPGYMQTEMGKASEKAMTTAKMESITGKLSGPKDTAGFIVYLLTTDNITGQVFCLDSRIV; this comes from the coding sequence TTGCGTGTTGCAGTAGTCACAGGCTCATCAAGAGGGCTTGGAAAAGAGATTGCCATTACGCTCGGGAAAAGCGGCTACAATGTCGCCGTGAATTATCTTTCATCAGAGAAAGAGGCGGCTAAAGTGGCTGATGAGATTGCCTCGGATACGCTATTAATAAAAGCTGATGTCGGTGACATAAAGCATGTTGAAAAAATGGCAGAGGCGGTTTACGAGAAATGGGGAAGGGTGGATGTCCTTGTAAATAACGCCGGGATAACAAAAGACAATTTGATGATTAAACTGAAAGAGGAAGAATGGGACGAGGTTCTGAGGGTAAATCTTAAAGGATGCTGCAATACTATCAGGGTATTCTCTCATTTTATGATAAAATCAGGAGGCGGCCATATTATAAATATCTCCTCGTATTCAGGGCTTAAAGGAAGAGAGGGGCAGGTGGCATACAGCGCATCAAAGGCAGGGGTTCTCGGCCTGACTTATACTGCGGCGAAAGAGCTTGCTGAATACAATATCAGAGTTAATGCGCTGCTTCCGGGATATATGCAGACTGAAATGGGAAAGGCATCTGAGAAGGCAATGACGACGGCAAAGATGGAGAGCATTACAGGGAAATTATCCGGTCCGAAGGATACGGCAGGGTTTATTGTTTATCTCTTGACGACGGATAATATAACAGGACAGGTTTTTTGTCTTGATAGCAGGATTGTATGA
- a CDS encoding Ni/Fe hydrogenase subunit alpha, which produces MKIDINYIARVEGESSVKLEIEEGKLKELRLNIWEPPRFFEGFLVGRKFDEVPDIVARICGICPVSHMTTAIRAMENAFGLTPSPEVKRIRKILALSQILSSHLAHLYILALPDFFRLNSVVEMLPHFEKDIKRFLRLKEAANSITALFGGRALHPVSMVVGGFTKVPSKADTEKAAWELESLHGDALETLKMASELKCPALENHAEFVALKGKGEYAINGGMISSTKGLNIKEHEYASYFIEDEVPYSNAKRTILKDRGSLMAGALSRINLGFDNLLPDAKKASEDLGFTGGGNPFLNNLAQAVEIVHALQECAILLRGLSLKSVKNYFADFKVREGAGSALTEAPRGMLYHYYEIDGRGVITKANIVTPTAHNFLNLEESLKKLVTENIDKPEEELILMCEMLVRAYDPCFSCSVH; this is translated from the coding sequence ATGAAGATTGATATAAATTACATAGCCCGCGTTGAGGGTGAGAGCTCTGTAAAGCTTGAGATAGAGGAAGGAAAACTCAAAGAACTCAGGCTTAATATCTGGGAGCCTCCGCGTTTCTTTGAGGGTTTTCTTGTGGGAAGGAAATTTGACGAGGTTCCGGACATAGTTGCAAGGATATGCGGGATATGTCCTGTATCCCACATGACGACAGCGATAAGGGCAATGGAAAATGCGTTCGGTTTGACGCCTTCTCCTGAAGTTAAAAGAATACGAAAGATACTTGCCTTGAGCCAGATTCTCTCAAGCCATCTTGCGCACCTTTATATCCTTGCGCTTCCGGATTTTTTCAGGCTTAATTCCGTAGTGGAGATGCTGCCGCATTTTGAGAAAGATATTAAGAGATTCCTGAGATTAAAGGAAGCGGCAAACAGCATTACCGCCCTTTTCGGCGGCAGGGCATTGCATCCTGTTTCAATGGTTGTCGGCGGGTTTACAAAGGTTCCGTCAAAAGCTGATACAGAGAAAGCTGCATGGGAGCTTGAATCTCTGCATGGGGATGCTCTTGAAACATTAAAGATGGCATCAGAACTTAAATGCCCTGCTCTGGAAAATCATGCGGAGTTCGTGGCGCTGAAAGGTAAAGGTGAATATGCGATAAACGGAGGCATGATTTCATCAACAAAGGGACTAAATATCAAAGAGCATGAATACGCATCTTATTTTATTGAGGACGAAGTTCCTTACTCAAATGCAAAGAGGACAATTCTAAAGGATAGAGGCTCTCTTATGGCAGGAGCGCTTTCAAGAATTAATCTCGGATTTGATAATCTCTTGCCTGATGCAAAAAAGGCTTCGGAGGACCTTGGTTTTACAGGAGGCGGCAACCCTTTCCTTAATAATCTTGCACAGGCCGTTGAGATAGTCCATGCTTTACAGGAGTGCGCCATACTTCTCAGAGGGCTTTCGTTAAAATCAGTAAAAAATTATTTTGCTGATTTTAAGGTTAGGGAAGGCGCCGGCTCTGCTTTGACAGAGGCGCCGCGCGGGATGCTTTATCACTATTACGAGATAGACGGGAGAGGAGTAATAACAAAGGCAAATATCGTAACGCCGACAGCGCACAACTTTCTTAATCTTGAAGAGTCTCTCAAAAAGCTTGTGACTGAAAATATAGATAAGCCGGAAGAGGAACTGATTCTCATGTGCGAGATGCTCGTGCGGGCGTATGACCCATGTTTTTCGTGTTCGGTGCACTGA
- a CDS encoding FAD/NAD(P)-binding protein, whose amino-acid sequence MKNPLTPIKAIIKDIRPEAEGVKTYTLSTEFSFVAEPGQFNMIGYPGVGEAPISLSAIMQVGDSTLRDGSFKHTIKSVGRVTDFLKDFKKGDELFFRGPYGRGWPVKKAEKRDVLIIAGGLGLAPLRPVIHLILNSRESFGDVSLIYGARNEKNMLFMDEFKIWEKDISLYITVDEVSDVSKSPHPPFTKEWSGGINVGLVTDLLDRVKIKPERVIAFVCGPEIMMRFICRGLMMHGMSQSSLYVSLERRMKCGIAQCGHCQHSGLFVCKDGPVFSYKEVRGLPDGVL is encoded by the coding sequence TTGAAAAACCCGCTAACACCAATAAAAGCAATAATTAAGGATATAAGGCCGGAGGCAGAGGGAGTTAAGACATACACACTCTCAACAGAGTTTTCATTTGTCGCAGAACCGGGTCAGTTTAATATGATAGGTTACCCGGGTGTCGGCGAGGCGCCTATTTCCCTGAGCGCAATTATGCAGGTCGGAGACTCGACTCTGCGAGACGGCTCTTTTAAACACACGATAAAGTCCGTAGGAAGAGTGACGGATTTTTTGAAGGATTTTAAAAAGGGGGATGAGCTTTTCTTCAGGGGGCCCTATGGCAGGGGCTGGCCTGTTAAGAAGGCAGAGAAGAGGGATGTTCTCATCATTGCAGGAGGTTTGGGGCTTGCACCGCTCAGGCCTGTTATTCATTTAATCTTAAACAGCAGAGAATCATTCGGAGATGTGAGCCTTATATATGGCGCAAGAAATGAAAAAAATATGCTTTTTATGGATGAGTTCAAAATCTGGGAGAAAGATATTTCACTCTATATAACCGTGGACGAGGTCTCTGATGTCTCTAAATCCCCCCATCCCCCCTTTACTAAAGAGTGGTCAGGGGGGATTAATGTCGGACTTGTTACTGATTTGCTTGACAGGGTAAAGATAAAGCCTGAAAGGGTCATTGCTTTTGTCTGCGGGCCTGAGATAATGATGCGTTTTATATGCAGGGGGCTTATGATGCATGGCATGTCACAGTCATCGCTTTATGTATCGCTTGAAAGAAGGATGAAGTGCGGTATTGCCCAGTGCGGGCACTGCCAGCATTCGGGTTTATTTGTGTGCAAGGACGGCCCTGTATTTTCATATAAAGAAGTGCGCGGGCTGCCGGACGGGGTGCTGTAA
- a CDS encoding oxidoreductase — MNKLRLGFFKYSCCMGCSYFFAYVQKHVPEVLASFDFVFIKLLSRKGIPEGPFDIALVEGTITEAWQVDELKMIREHSKKLFAIGSCAVIGGIPAIKATSPELEVEKRVYKNLSSIHSIKPHAVDAYVKVDGYIRGCPPVERDLYEALTSVLTGRKPDFPQYSVCIECKLKGNICVLIADDMPCMGPVTNAGCGALCPSMNRACYSCFGPMKQANAPGLAKKFKAMGISRDDIIRKFTEFGADTIEFRKAVEMVYED, encoded by the coding sequence ATGAATAAACTCAGGCTTGGATTCTTTAAGTATTCATGCTGCATGGGCTGTTCTTATTTTTTTGCCTATGTGCAGAAACATGTTCCTGAAGTGCTTGCGAGTTTTGATTTTGTATTTATAAAACTGCTTTCACGGAAAGGCATACCTGAAGGGCCGTTTGACATAGCCCTTGTTGAAGGCACAATAACAGAGGCATGGCAGGTTGATGAGCTGAAGATGATAAGAGAGCATAGCAAAAAGCTTTTTGCGATAGGCTCATGCGCGGTAATTGGCGGCATTCCGGCTATAAAGGCAACATCGCCGGAACTGGAGGTCGAGAAGAGAGTTTATAAAAATCTCTCTTCAATACATTCAATCAAACCCCATGCAGTTGATGCGTATGTGAAAGTGGATGGTTATATACGCGGATGCCCTCCAGTTGAGAGGGATTTATACGAGGCTCTGACATCTGTTCTGACAGGAAGGAAGCCTGATTTCCCTCAGTACAGCGTTTGCATTGAGTGCAAGCTGAAAGGCAATATATGCGTTTTAATTGCAGATGATATGCCGTGTATGGGGCCTGTGACAAATGCAGGCTGCGGCGCGCTCTGTCCTTCAATGAACAGGGCGTGTTATTCATGCTTCGGGCCCATGAAGCAGGCGAATGCCCCTGGGCTTGCGAAAAAATTCAAGGCAATGGGAATATCGCGGGATGACATCATAAGGAAGTTTACAGAGTTTGGCGCTGATACAATTGAGTTCAGAAAAGCAGTTGAGATGGTGTATGAAGATTGA
- the bioD gene encoding dethiobiotin synthase, which produces MKGFFVTGTDTGVGKTVVAAALIKAAGLLGVKACGMKPVETGCTREGNVMVPSDGMFLKEIAHMDETVSHITPCCFEHGLAPMVSAEMEGTTVDLNRIRGAFDKLGRTYQAIIVEGVGGLLVPISKDYFVLDLAREMGLPLVVVARPGLGTINHTLLTVNYALKEGLKVAGIIINYPYQSEGSMAEKTNPQVIERLSPVPLIGIFPYLDDMSDEAFEKTVLKNLNMEIIRKYL; this is translated from the coding sequence ATGAAGGGTTTTTTTGTAACAGGGACTGACACAGGCGTTGGAAAAACCGTAGTTGCAGCAGCGCTGATAAAAGCTGCTGGTCTTCTTGGGGTGAAGGCGTGCGGTATGAAGCCCGTTGAAACAGGCTGTACCAGAGAAGGAAACGTAATGGTGCCTTCTGACGGCATGTTCCTGAAAGAAATTGCACATATGGACGAGACAGTAAGCCATATAACCCCCTGCTGTTTTGAACATGGGTTGGCGCCGATGGTTTCTGCTGAAATGGAAGGAACAACAGTTGATCTTAACAGGATACGAGGAGCGTTTGATAAGCTTGGAAGGACGTATCAGGCAATTATTGTCGAAGGGGTTGGAGGATTATTAGTGCCTATAAGCAAAGATTACTTTGTTCTGGACCTTGCCAGAGAAATGGGGCTTCCGCTGGTTGTTGTTGCAAGGCCGGGACTCGGAACAATAAACCATACATTGCTTACAGTGAATTATGCGCTGAAAGAAGGACTTAAGGTCGCGGGTATAATTATTAATTATCCCTATCAGTCCGAAGGCAGCATGGCAGAAAAGACGAACCCTCAGGTTATAGAACGGTTGAGTCCTGTCCCGCTTATCGGTATTTTCCCTTACCTTGATGATATGTCGGATGAGGCGTTTGAGAAAACAGTCTTAAAAAATCTGAACATGGAAATTATCAGAAAGTATCTTTAA